From a single Miscanthus floridulus cultivar M001 chromosome 8, ASM1932011v1, whole genome shotgun sequence genomic region:
- the LOC136469473 gene encoding uncharacterized protein, which yields MRIPWSELCLVSSPFYSMILGTQACPLGQIDLPVMFGDRANFRSEVLTFEVVDFLGSYHTILGRLCYTKFMVIPNYTYLKLKMPGPNDIITMGSTFSHAYTCDRKHYELTTAVINSTELPRLKESSTPAALDCNKITSSTTFHPLKETKAVGIDPTDPTKTVWIRTQLPAR from the coding sequence atgcgcatcccctggtcggagctctgtctagtgagctctcccttctacAGCATGATCCTAGGAACACAAGCATGCCCActtgggcagattgacctgcctgtCATGTTTGGCGATCGAGCtaacttccgctcagaggtccttacctttgaggtggtggacttcctggggtcctaccacaccatccttgggCGGctatgctacaccaagttcatggtgatccccaactacacctacctgaagttgaagatgccgggaccaaatgacatcatcactatgggtagcaccttttcgcacgcctacacatgcgaccgcaagcattacgagctcaccactGCTGTCATCAACTCAACCGAGCTCCCTCGGCTCAAAGAATCATCGACCCCAGCAGCCCTGGACTGCAACAAGATAACCTCCTCGACTACCTTCCACCCACTCAAGGAAACTAaggcagtggggatcgatcccactgacccaaccaagacggtgtggatcaggacccagctcccagCCAGATAG